In Babesia microti strain RI chromosome IV, complete genome, the sequence GGAATTTTAGGGAAATTATTAAGACAGTCTACATCCATGCGTACACATTCTTGTGGTAACATTGTTCGATGCATAAAATAACTCGTGGATCCCAGAACTATGTCATCTTTATATTCAGTTCTAAATTTCTCAAGTAGAAGGCTCTTAGGCATACGATTGGATTCTTTCAAGTTTTTCAGAGAAGTTACCTCGGCTAACTTTTTTGCTGAGTAAAATCCATATTTCCTTATGCTGAAGGTTTTTTGCCAACGCTTGGAGTGGTTGATGGGGTCGTGACAAATGCTCCTCCATTCCATCTTGCCAAAGTGATAGTATACTCCGGTTACATTGCTGAAGTAGTCACTTTTGGGTATGTAAGGGACTATTTTTGCATCATTTGGAACTCTCCTCTTCATACGCTTGCACGGACTACCGCACATATTTATctagaaaatatattttcacaTCGAAACATTGGTTGGCCCGCTTTATCACAATTACGATTATTTAACATGCCACtcataacaattaatactTATTTTTGATCTAACAATTCTTTGTATTATAGTAATTATTAGATCTGTACTCACTCATCTTTGCTATATTACTcgaatgttatatatacattttccAATACATTTACgtatattcattattatttaattgtattgaattttaattgaaaatttttttataatttatcaactattCACTCTTACCTAACCCCTTAATCAGTAACCCTAATCtatttatatcaatttatatatacataatcatTTCTTACACTAATTTTTGTTCTAAAAActgttaaaaaaatttgaaacgGCATTTTCAAGAGATAATCATTTCTTTACTCATATCTGCGATAATATCCCCTAATACTTGGTTATCGTTGCCATTGGAACGTCCAATTTTAATcgaatttttgataaactCGTTGTTAAGACCAATGTCACTAATTGCATTAAGGGATTCCTTAGAAATCAACTCTCTTTGTCTCGTGATAAACTCAATTAGGCCTTGGGTCCATATATCCCTATTTCTATCTACCCTCTTAAATACCAAATCATATACACCCGATTTATCGTGGTATTTCACGTAAAAATGCGATTTATTTGAATCATCCGGCACAATCGTACTCACACctaaaaatgaatatgctCCAATATGCTTCTTTTTAGCCTAATTCACAACAATCTTACCAGATAATTACTTCTTGTTTCCCAATACCTCCATTCCCATTTAGTTTGCGACAATTCAATCGGAACGAAATAGTATTCGGTCCATGTAGGTCCGAATAAATTCATCCTCTTCAGCGGCCCAGTTATCACTTTGGCAAAGAATCTCAATTGATCAATGGTACTCATATATTCTACGTCCCTGGGAtctaaaatcaatatttccTTACCCATATTCGGACATTCGAGCAACGCCTGCATCATAAGGGGGCTTATGTTATCTGGAACATCTCCCACTTTATAGAAACTTAGCTATATAAGCAGTTTGGTTTACCATTATCTTAGAAGTTGAACTATCATTTATTTCCATTGTATACATTCGTCTCCTCGGTAGTTGATCACGCATTAACTCATCTACTCCAATCACAAGTGACCCAACTAGTGTATCCTTTAGTAACTCCTTTGAATACAATTTTAGTGTGATATGGGTGTCACACTGCCTGATGTGTATGTTTATCTTTTCCTAAATTACATTAGCACTTACATAGAAGCCCACTTTACCATCAGCTTCTTGGTTATGCGATGTTTTATAGTGAAAGCGACCAGATTCAATTTCCACGATGTATTTCTTTTTACACCTCACTTGGGACACCTCAATTACCTCAACCGTGATGTCAAAACACTCATGATCGTGTATCCCGAACATTCTGTAACACTTCCCAATGCAACCACACTCTGAAATGTGTGGAAATcgataatttttgaacGCATATCTACCAAATCCAATTCCTAAACATCCAATAATTCCCAGTGATAATGTATCCATGGGCCTCGCGAATACTGGTTCTTATTGTGACAATATACTTATTAGGACTACTGGCACTATGAGGCACGGTCTAATATCATTTCTTGTGGTCGATTTTATTCATTTAGGAATAAATCATGGTAGCTACATGTTCattcatatttttcattttttaactataaaaaaataaattacaccAATAATGCCAATATGACGTTAATACGCAAATATGCAATAAAATAGTAACTATTGAGCGAAAActcaattatttgattgaatattttaatatctCTTCAAAAGTATgattaaaatgtataactaatttaatcACACATAGTAACACATAATGGTTCAACTTATATGATCTATCCACTAGTAATACTATACAGTTCAACATATGTAGTACGTGTAGAATGATCATGATAAATATCTACGATTATTACCTAGATGACCCATGTAATAAACGTAATGTAATATTATGAGCTATCCCCATTTAC encodes:
- a CDS encoding hypothetical protein (overlaps_old_locusTagID:BBM_III08465) translates to MCGSPCKRMKRRVPNDAKIVPYIPKSDYFSNVTGVYYHFGKMEWRSICHDPINHSKRWQKTFSIRKYGFYSAKKLAEVTSLKNLKESNRMPKSLLLEKFRTEYKDDIVLGSTSYFMHRTMLPQECVRMDVDCLNNFPKIPYLDVITQYAIEDPLNTDYNPGYKSLGTYKYSPVAGDNYTKHSDKCIQNDNGTHNFYGNLPKSWNITNFIHNV
- a CDS encoding conserved Plasmodium protein, unknown function (overlaps_old_locusTagID:BBM_III08470), which translates into the protein MDTLSLGIIGCLGIGFGRYAFKNYRFPHISECGCIGKCYRMFGIHDHECFDITVEVIEVSQVRCKKKYIVEIESGRFHYKTSHNQEADGKVGFYEKINIHIRQCDTHITLKLYSKELLKDTLVGSLVIGVDELMRDQLPRRRMYTMEINDSSTSKIMLSFYKVGDVPDNISPLMMQALLECPNMDPRDVEYMSTIDQLRFFAKVITGPLKRMNLFGPTWTEYYFVPIELSQTKWEWRYWETRSNYLAKKKHIGAYSFLGVSTIVPDDSNKSHFYVKYHDKSGVYDLVFKRVDRNRDIWTQGLIEFITRQRELISKESLNAISDIGLNNEFIKNSIKIGRSNGNDNQVLGDIIADMSKEMIIS